A portion of the Bubalus kerabau isolate K-KA32 ecotype Philippines breed swamp buffalo chromosome 1, PCC_UOA_SB_1v2, whole genome shotgun sequence genome contains these proteins:
- the TOB2 gene encoding protein Tob2, producing the protein MQLEIKVALNFIISYLYNKLPRRRADLFGEELERLLKKKYEGHWYPDKPLKGSGFRCVHIGEIVDPVVELAAKRSGLAVEDVRANVPEELSVWIDPFEVSYQIGEKGAVKVLYVDDSEGCVAPELDKEIKSSFNPDAQVFVPIGSQDSSLSNSPSPSFGQSPSPTFIPRSAQPITFTTASFAATKFGSTKMKKGGGAAGGGGVASGGAGGPQPPQQQPRLARSPTNNLLKQKSLSLSLHSLNFITANPAPQSQLSPNAKEFVYNGGGSPSLFFDGADGPGSGSPASFGGSGAGTCNSSSFDVAQVFGGGANSLFLEKTPFVEGLSYNLNTMQYPSQPFQPVVLAN; encoded by the coding sequence ATGCAGCTGGAGATCAAAGTAGCCCTGAACTTCATCATCTCCTACCTGTACAACAAGCTGCCCCGGCGCCGGGCAGACCTGTTTGGCGAGGAGCTCGAGCGACTcttgaaaaagaaatatgaaggcCACTGGTACCCCGACAAGCCACTGAAGGGCTCTGGCTTCCGCTGTGTCCACATTGGGGAGATAGTGGACCCCGTGGTGGAGCTGGCCGCCAAGCGGAGTGGCCTGGCGGTGGAGGACGTGCGGGCCAACGTGCCCGAGGAGCTGAGCGTCTGGATCGACCCTTTCGAGGTGTCCTACCAGATTGGTGAGAAGggggctgtgaaagtgctgtacgtGGATGACAGCGAGGGCTGTGTTGCCCCTGAGCTGGACAAGGAGATCAAGAGCAGCTTCAACCCTGATGCCCAGGTCTTCGTGCCCATCGGCAGCCAGGACAGCTCCCTGTCCAACTCCCCATCCCCGTCCTTTGGCCAGTCACCCAGCCCCACCTTCATCCCCCGCTCGGCCCAGCCCATCACTTTTACCACCGCCTCCTTTGCGGCCACCAAGTTTGGCTCCACCAAGATGAAGAAGGGGGGTGGGGccgcaggtgggggtggggtggccagCGGGGGTGCAGGCGGCCCGCAGCCCCCACAGCAGCAGCCTCGCCTGGCCCGCTCGCCCACCAACAACCTGCTGAAGCAGAAGAGCCTCTCTCTGTCCCTGCATTCACTGAACTTCATCACCGCCAACCCAGCCCCTCAGTCCCAGCTCTCACCCAACGCCAAGGAGTTCGTGTACAATGGCGGCGGCTCGCCCAGCCTCTTCTTTGACGGGGCCGATGGCCCGGGCAGTGGCTCCCCGGCCTCCTTTGGGGGCAGCGGCGCTGGCACCTGCAACAGCAGCAGCTTCGACGTGGCCCAGGTGTTTGGTGGTGGTGCCAACAGCCTCTTTCTGGAGAAGACACCCTTCGTGGAAGGCCTCAGCTACAACCTGAACACCATGCAGTATCCCAGCCAGCCGTTCCAGCCCGTCGTGCTGGCCAACTGA